From Nitrospirota bacterium:
ATATCTTATGTCAAGAAGGGTGTTGATGTTTCTTGAGGCCCTGAATATGATATGCCCGCCCCTGCCTCCGTCTCCGCCGTTAGGCCCGCCTTTTGGAACGTACTTCTCCCTTCTGAAGCTTACACATCCCTTGCCTCCGTCTCCGGCTTTTACATAGGTTTTTACCTGGTCAATGAATTGCATGATTAATTACGATACAGGATGGGAGATGCAAGATGCAAGACAGAGGCATGTATGTTTTTCAGTTCCAAAATCCAAATACCAAATATCAAATGTCAAATAAATGTCGGCATGTGTGCCTTTGTCCAATATTTCAGGAGGAAGGGAAGGGCAGGGATTTCCTTTTACTCTGCCTGAGCTGCCGGATAAACGCTTATCTGTTGTCTGGTCCTGTCTTTGCGTTCAAAGGTCACAATGCCGCTTATCTTTGCGAAAAGCGTGTCATCGCTTCCCTTGCCTACATTAAAGCCCGGATGAAATACAGTGCCTCTCTGCCTGACAAGGACATGTCCTGCCTTGACAAGCTGTCCGCCGAATCTTTTTACGCCAAGCCTCTGCGCTGAACTGTCGCGGCCGTTTCTTGAACTTCCTACACCTTTTTTATGAGCCATATGCTGCCTCCAAAAGATTCAAGATGCATAATTTTAAGTCAAAGCTATGCTTTTAATCTTTACCTGAGTATAAGTCTGCCTGTGCCCTCTCAGCTTTCTATAGCCTTTTCTCGGTTTCTGCTTATAGACGAGGACTTTTTTTGCCTTTCCATCGCCTATAACCTCGGCAGTAACCTTTGCGGATGAAAGAAAAGGACTGCCAAAGGCAGCCTTGGTTCCGTCAGAAACCATAAGGACTTTATCAAAGTCAAAAGAGCCTGTCGCACTGAGTTTTTCTACCTTGAGGACTTCGCCCTCTGAAACTTTGTACTGCTTGCCGCCTGTCTCAATCACTGCATACATGATGCCTTCCTCCGAGAAATAGATGAAACTTAGACTTTATAGTTAAACATAAAGAGCAGGCTAAAGTCAAATCTTACACATTAAACTTAAAATTTATTATGTCCCCGTCTTTTACGGGATAATTCCTGCCCTCAAGCCTCAAAAGCCCTTTGCCTTTTGCCGTAACCATGCTCTCATCCGACGCTATAAAATCATCATAGCTTATAACCTCTGCGCGGATAAATCCCTTTTCAATATCAGAATGAATTTTACCCGCCGCCTTCTGGGCGTCAGTGCCGTTTTTAATAGTCCATGCCCGCACCTCGTCTTCCCCGACAGTGAAAAATGAAATAAGCCCGAGCGCTTTATAGGAAACCCTGCAGAGCTTGTGCATGGCAGGCTCATCAATGCTAAGGTCGTCAAGAAAAGCCCTTGCCTCCTCTCCGGGAAGCTGCGCAATCTCCATTTCTATCTTCCCGCAGAGCGCTATGACCAGCGGGATTGTATCCGGGGAATTCTCCCTGAAATAATCTTCAATTTCCTTTTGAAGCCTGACTGCCTTGTCTGTCTTTAAATCTGCCTCTCCGATGTTAAGCGCGATGATCTCCGGAAGCGTTGAGAGGAGCTGATAGGCCAGCATAATCTTTTTTTCTCCATCTGTAAATAAAACATTTCTTAAGGATATTTCATTTTCAAGGGCATTTTTGCATTTACTCAAAAGCTGTTTATCCGTCTCATCCTTTTTTTTTCCTTTTTTTGCCGCAAGCTCTATCCGCTCAAGCCTTTTTTCGGCAAAATCAAGGTCGCCCAGTATAATCTCCGCTTCAAAAGCCCTGACATCCCTGAGCGGGTCCACAGTTTCCATCGGATGTATGACAGAATTGTCCTCAAAAGCCCTGACTACATGCACAATGGCGTCAACATCTTTAATTAAATTAAAGACCTTTATATTTTGCGAGGCATTGCCTCCTGATGTAATGCCCGGATAGTCAACATATTCAACTGTTGCGTAGGTGGTTTTCTTCGGCTTATAAACAGAAGACAGTCTTTCTATCCTTTTATCCGGAATTTTTACGATGCCGCTGTGAGGCGCTGTGTCAGCGGTTATCAGGGCAGGGTATGTCGCGGCAGGCAGATTTAATCCTGTCAGGGCGTTAAACGCAGTTGTCTTGCCTGAATTGGAAAAGCCTGTGATAAATAATTTCACTGTATTTTCTTGAAGACATCATAAGCCGCTTTTGCGGTTTTATTTATGTCCGCGCCGGAGTGCGCAAGCGACATAAACCCCGCTTCAAATTGTGAGGGAGCTAAATTAATGCCTCTCTCAATCATGCCGCTGAAGAATCTTGCAAATTTTGCGGTATCTGATTTTTTTGCGGTTGTGTAATCAACGACCTCTGTTTCCGTAAAATATGTGCAGAACATAGTCCCGGCCCTGTAAAATTTTGTCTTTACCCCTGCGCGTTTTGAAGCGTCCCTGAGGGCATATTCAAGGGCTGCGGATTTTTCAAGAATCTTTTTATAAACTGCGGGCATGGATAAAATTTTTAATGTCACAATGCCGGCAGTCATTGCAAGCGGATTGCCTGAGAGTGTGCCGGCCTGATAAACAGGACCTTCCGGCGCAATCATGCTCATTATTTCTTTTTTCCCTCCGTAAGCGCCTACCGGCAGTCCGCCGCCTATCACTTTTCCAAGGCATGTCATATCAGGCTTTATCCCATATGCCTTCTGCGCCCCGCCGTAGGAAACCCTAAAGCCTGTCATGACCTCATCAAATATCAGGACCACGTCGTATTTTTTAGTAAGACTTCTTAACCCCTGAAGAAAGCCTTTTTTGGGGATGACGCATCCGATATTCCCCACCACTGGCTCAATAATTACGCAGGCAATATTCTTTGCCTCTTTCTCCAGAATTTTTTTCAGGGCATTTAAATCATTAAATGGAACCGTGATTGTGTTTTTTGCATAATCCTTAGGAACCCCGGGGCTGTCAGGCACGCCGAATGTCAAAGCGCCGGAGCCGGCCTTTACAAGGAGTCCGTCTGCGTGCCCGTGATAACAGCCTTCAAATTTTATGATTTTGTCCCTTCCGGTAAAACCCCTTGCCGCCCTTATGGCGCTCATAGTCGCCTCTGTGCCGGAGTTTACCATCCTTACCTTGTCCATGGAGGGATATGCCTTGAGTATCATCTTTGCAAGCTCTATTTCAAGACCTGTAGGAGCGCCGTAACTTGTGCCTTTCTCCGCAGCCTTCTGAAGCGCCTTTGTCACCTGAGGATGGGTATGCCCGAGTATCATCGGTCCCCATGAAAGCACGTAGTCAATGTATTCGTTGCCGTCAGCGTCATAGATTTTGGAGCCTTTTGCTGATTCAATAAAAATAGGACTTCCGCCTACAGCCTTAAACGCCCTGACAGGACTGTTCACCCCGCCCGGAATGCAGGACTGGGCTTTTTTAAAAAGTGTTTTGGATTTTGTGTGAATTAATT
This genomic window contains:
- the rplU gene encoding 50S ribosomal protein L21, whose protein sequence is MYAVIETGGKQYKVSEGEVLKVEKLSATGSFDFDKVLMVSDGTKAAFGSPFLSSAKVTAEVIGDGKAKKVLVYKQKPRKGYRKLRGHRQTYTQVKIKSIALT
- the hemL gene encoding glutamate-1-semialdehyde 2,1-aminomutase codes for the protein MHKLIHTKSKTLFKKAQSCIPGGVNSPVRAFKAVGGSPIFIESAKGSKIYDADGNEYIDYVLSWGPMILGHTHPQVTKALQKAAEKGTSYGAPTGLEIELAKMILKAYPSMDKVRMVNSGTEATMSAIRAARGFTGRDKIIKFEGCYHGHADGLLVKAGSGALTFGVPDSPGVPKDYAKNTITVPFNDLNALKKILEKEAKNIACVIIEPVVGNIGCVIPKKGFLQGLRSLTKKYDVVLIFDEVMTGFRVSYGGAQKAYGIKPDMTCLGKVIGGGLPVGAYGGKKEIMSMIAPEGPVYQAGTLSGNPLAMTAGIVTLKILSMPAVYKKILEKSAALEYALRDASKRAGVKTKFYRAGTMFCTYFTETEVVDYTTAKKSDTAKFARFFSGMIERGINLAPSQFEAGFMSLAHSGADINKTAKAAYDVFKKIQ
- the ychF gene encoding redox-regulated ATPase YchF, producing MKLFITGFSNSGKTTAFNALTGLNLPAATYPALITADTAPHSGIVKIPDKRIERLSSVYKPKKTTYATVEYVDYPGITSGGNASQNIKVFNLIKDVDAIVHVVRAFEDNSVIHPMETVDPLRDVRAFEAEIILGDLDFAEKRLERIELAAKKGKKKDETDKQLLSKCKNALENEISLRNVLFTDGEKKIMLAYQLLSTLPEIIALNIGEADLKTDKAVRLQKEIEDYFRENSPDTIPLVIALCGKIEMEIAQLPGEEARAFLDDLSIDEPAMHKLCRVSYKALGLISFFTVGEDEVRAWTIKNGTDAQKAAGKIHSDIEKGFIRAEVISYDDFIASDESMVTAKGKGLLRLEGRNYPVKDGDIINFKFNV
- the rpmA gene encoding 50S ribosomal protein L27 produces the protein MAHKKGVGSSRNGRDSSAQRLGVKRFGGQLVKAGHVLVRQRGTVFHPGFNVGKGSDDTLFAKISGIVTFERKDRTRQQISVYPAAQAE